Proteins encoded in a region of the Populus alba chromosome 13, ASM523922v2, whole genome shotgun sequence genome:
- the LOC118035492 gene encoding eugenol synthase 1 isoform X3: MENEKSKILIFGGTGYLGKYMVKASVSMGHKTYVYARPITTQSSPAKIGIREEFQAMGVTIVQGEFDEQEKLVSVLRHVDVVISTVAYPQVLDQLKIIEAIKVAGNIKRFFPSDFGVEEDRVTPLPPFEAFLEKKRKIRRATVEAGIPYTFVSANCFGAYFVNYLLRPREQPQDISVYGSGEAKAVINYEEDIAMYTIKIADDPETCNRVVIYRPQKNIVTQLELISLWEKKTGKTFNRIYVPEDEIVKLSENYILR; encoded by the exons ATGGAGAATGAGAAGAGCAAGATCCTCATATTTGGGGGAACTGGCTACTTAGGCAAGTATATGGTGAAAGCAAGTGTTTCAATGGGCCACAAAACTTACGTATATGCTCGTCCCATCACCACGCAATCTTCTCCTGCTAAAATAGGCATCCGCGAGGAATTCCAAGCCATGGGGGTCACCATTGTTCAA GGAGAATTCGATGAGCAGGAGAAACTTGTATCGGTTCTTCGTCATGTGGATGTAGTAATCTCCACAGTAGCTTATCCTCAGGTTCTCGACCAGCTCAAAATCATAGAAGCCATAAAAGTTGCTGGTAATAtaaag AGGTTCTTTCCGTCAGACTTTGGAGTTGAAGAGGACAGGGTGACTCCCTTGCCTCCATTTGAAGCTTTCCttgagaagaagaggaagattaGGAGGGCCACAGTGGAAGCTGGAATCCCTTACACTTTTGTTTCAGCAAATTGCTTTGGTGCATATTTTGTCAATTACTTGCTCCGTCCACGCGAGCAACCTCAAGATATTTCTGTCTATGGATCTGGTGAAGCTAAGG CGGTGATAAACTATGAAGAAGATATAGCCATGTACACCATCAAAATAGCTGATGACCCCGAAACATGCAATCGAGTTGTAATCTATCGGCCGCAGAAGAACATTGTAACTCAGCTTGAACTTATTTCCCTTTGGGAGAAGAAGACTGGAAAGACATTTAATAGGATTTACGTCCCTGAGGATGAGATAGTGAAGCTCTCTGAGA ACTACATTCTCAGGTGA
- the LOC118035492 gene encoding eugenol synthase 1 isoform X2 → MENEKSKILIFGGTGYLGKYMVKASVSMGHKTYVYARPITTQSSPAKIGIREEFQAMGVTIVQGEFDEQEKLVSVLRHVDVVISTVAYPQVLDQLKIIEAIKVAGNIKRFFPSDFGVEEDRVTPLPPFEAFLEKKRKIRRATVEAGIPYTFVSANCFGAYFVNYLLRPREQPQDISVYGSGEAKAVINYEEDIAMYTIKIADDPETCNRVVIYRPQKNIVTQLELISLWEKKTGKTFNRIYVPEDEIVKLSESDFFSPFKSI, encoded by the exons ATGGAGAATGAGAAGAGCAAGATCCTCATATTTGGGGGAACTGGCTACTTAGGCAAGTATATGGTGAAAGCAAGTGTTTCAATGGGCCACAAAACTTACGTATATGCTCGTCCCATCACCACGCAATCTTCTCCTGCTAAAATAGGCATCCGCGAGGAATTCCAAGCCATGGGGGTCACCATTGTTCAA GGAGAATTCGATGAGCAGGAGAAACTTGTATCGGTTCTTCGTCATGTGGATGTAGTAATCTCCACAGTAGCTTATCCTCAGGTTCTCGACCAGCTCAAAATCATAGAAGCCATAAAAGTTGCTGGTAATAtaaag AGGTTCTTTCCGTCAGACTTTGGAGTTGAAGAGGACAGGGTGACTCCCTTGCCTCCATTTGAAGCTTTCCttgagaagaagaggaagattaGGAGGGCCACAGTGGAAGCTGGAATCCCTTACACTTTTGTTTCAGCAAATTGCTTTGGTGCATATTTTGTCAATTACTTGCTCCGTCCACGCGAGCAACCTCAAGATATTTCTGTCTATGGATCTGGTGAAGCTAAGG CGGTGATAAACTATGAAGAAGATATAGCCATGTACACCATCAAAATAGCTGATGACCCCGAAACATGCAATCGAGTTGTAATCTATCGGCCGCAGAAGAACATTGTAACTCAGCTTGAACTTATTTCCCTTTGGGAGAAGAAGACTGGAAAGACATTTAATAGGATTTACGTCCCTGAGGATGAGATAGTGAAGCTCTCTGAGA GTGATTTCTTTTCACCTTTCAAAAGCATTTGA
- the LOC118035492 gene encoding eugenol synthase 1 isoform X1: MENEKSKILIFGGTGYLGKYMVKASVSMGHKTYVYARPITTQSSPAKIGIREEFQAMGVTIVQGEFDEQEKLVSVLRHVDVVISTVAYPQVLDQLKIIEAIKVAGNIKRFFPSDFGVEEDRVTPLPPFEAFLEKKRKIRRATVEAGIPYTFVSANCFGAYFVNYLLRPREQPQDISVYGSGEAKAVINYEEDIAMYTIKIADDPETCNRVVIYRPQKNIVTQLELISLWEKKTGKTFNRIYVPEDEIVKLSETLPHPQNIPVSILHSLFVKGVTMGFELGEDDLEASGLYPDLEFRTIDQLLDIFLTSPPDAAAAAFE; encoded by the exons ATGGAGAATGAGAAGAGCAAGATCCTCATATTTGGGGGAACTGGCTACTTAGGCAAGTATATGGTGAAAGCAAGTGTTTCAATGGGCCACAAAACTTACGTATATGCTCGTCCCATCACCACGCAATCTTCTCCTGCTAAAATAGGCATCCGCGAGGAATTCCAAGCCATGGGGGTCACCATTGTTCAA GGAGAATTCGATGAGCAGGAGAAACTTGTATCGGTTCTTCGTCATGTGGATGTAGTAATCTCCACAGTAGCTTATCCTCAGGTTCTCGACCAGCTCAAAATCATAGAAGCCATAAAAGTTGCTGGTAATAtaaag AGGTTCTTTCCGTCAGACTTTGGAGTTGAAGAGGACAGGGTGACTCCCTTGCCTCCATTTGAAGCTTTCCttgagaagaagaggaagattaGGAGGGCCACAGTGGAAGCTGGAATCCCTTACACTTTTGTTTCAGCAAATTGCTTTGGTGCATATTTTGTCAATTACTTGCTCCGTCCACGCGAGCAACCTCAAGATATTTCTGTCTATGGATCTGGTGAAGCTAAGG CGGTGATAAACTATGAAGAAGATATAGCCATGTACACCATCAAAATAGCTGATGACCCCGAAACATGCAATCGAGTTGTAATCTATCGGCCGCAGAAGAACATTGTAACTCAGCTTGAACTTATTTCCCTTTGGGAGAAGAAGACTGGAAAGACATTTAATAGGATTTACGTCCCTGAGGATGAGATAGTGAAGCTCTCTGAGA CCCTTCCACATCCACAAAATATTCCGGTTTCAATTCTTCACAGTTTGTTCGTGAAGGGTGTCACGATGGGGTTTGAACTGGGAGAGGATGACTTGGAGGCTTCCGGGCTATATCCAGACCTGGAATTTAGAACGATCGATCAActtcttgatatttttctcACTAGCCCTCCAGATGCTGCAGCTGCTGCTTTTGAATGA